DNA from Alphaproteobacteria bacterium:
TAGATGAATCCAAGCACCATATCTTTTTAATCTACTCCACCATCTCCATTCTAAAAATAGCTTTCTAGATTGTCTATTCTGAGGAACCAAGTGTATTGTTTCTCTATCAAAAATTTCTATAAACTCATCAATTTTTCTAAGAGATAAAGCACCCTTACCTACTCCACCTATAACAGATTTGCGATTCTCTTTATTTCTTCTAAACCACGGAGCTCCTATATAACTATAGTCTTTTTCAGCCCATTTATCCAAATCTTCATCATCGCCAAAAACAACACTACCAATCTTATGATAAAGCATATAATCATAATCTTTAAAATAGGAATAGAATTTTTTGGACATTAGCATTGCAAGAGCTGTTTTTCTAGTCTTAAACCTTCCAGGAGAAAGCCTCATTATTTTAAAACCAGCTGTATTAACCCCCTTTAAATCAAAGTTTATAGGGCATAATATATACTTATCATGTTTTTTTAAGTTATTCTTTAGGCATTTTAAGGAAACCTTATCCTCTTTGGATAATTCTTCATAAATAGGAACAACTACTACTGTCTTTTTACTCATGACAACCACCTCACTTTCTACCCCTTATATTTATATTTAACGACCTTTTACAACAAATTGCAAGATTTTTTTATAATATAATTAAAAGCTTGCATAATATAGAATTATACTATATAAAATAGGAGTTAATTTAACAAAAAAAAGGATTTTAAAATGGAAAGACAATTAGTAAATACTAAAGAAATGTTCGAAAGAGCTCAAAAAGAAGGTTATACTATCGGAGCATTTAATGCGAACAACCTAGAAGCTGTTAAAGCTATTGTTGAAGCTTGTGAAGAAATGCAATCACCTGCAATTATTCAAGCATCTACAGGTGCTATTAAATATGCTGGTATGGAATACTTAATGGCAATGATGGAAGGTGCTCTAAAATCAAGCACAGTTCCTCTAGCTATTCACCTAGACCATGGTCCAGACTTTGAAGCTTGTAAAAAAGTTATAGATGCAGGATTTAAATCAGTTATGATTGATGGATCTCATCACCCACTAGAAGAAAACATTAGAATCACTAAAGAAGTTGTAGAGTATGCTCATGCAAGAGGTGTTACTGTTGAAGCTGAATTAGGAAGACTTGCTGGTGTTGAAGATGATGTTAATGTATCTGCTGAAGATGCTTCTTATACAATTCCAGAAGAAGCAAAAAGATTCGTTGAAGAAACAGGTTGTGACTCTCTAGCTATCGCTATTGGAACAAGTCACGGTGCATTCAAGTTCACAACAGAGCCTCAATTAGCTTTTGATAGACTTGAAGAAATCAGAGCTGTTTTACCAGAAAACTTCCCATTAGTGTTGCACGGAGCTTCTTCTGTATATCCAGAACTAGTTGCTAGATGTAATGAAAACGGTGGAGAA
Protein-coding regions in this window:
- the fba gene encoding class II fructose-1,6-bisphosphate aldolase — encoded protein: MERQLVNTKEMFERAQKEGYTIGAFNANNLEAVKAIVEACEEMQSPAIIQASTGAIKYAGMEYLMAMMEGALKSSTVPLAIHLDHGPDFEACKKVIDAGFKSVMIDGSHHPLEENIRITKEVVEYAHARGVTVEAELGRLAGVEDDVNVSAEDASYTIPEEAKRFVEETGCDSLAIAIGTSHGAFKFTTEPQLAFDRLEEIRAVLPENFPLVLHGASSVYPELVARCNENGGEIPPAMGVPNEMLSYAAKHGIAKVNTDTDLRFAMTGAIRETFVKDPAQIDPRKYCGPAKEAMKEIVKQKIEVFGSANKA